A stretch of Usitatibacter palustris DNA encodes these proteins:
- a CDS encoding alpha/beta hydrolase family protein, with amino-acid sequence MRPYLAAAISLFALGSFAQPVPEYKNPPESIRAVLDAKPLPARFIDPAGKTLAVVEARRYPSIEELSRPFAALAGNRIDVAANGPHRVGHIDRITFRDLTDAAATERAVAIPPEGDFYGIALSPDGKRFTLRRRTSTSTELWLGDVASARMAQVPGIALQNATGGSLDWMGSDALLALIVPRNRAKVADAGAPTGPVVQESFGRRSPERTFQDLLRNPADEARFEHVVTAELVRINLASGATKVIGPAAMYESVVVGGDGKHILVQKLARPFSYAVTHQSFGREVSLIDLDGALIRNLPNVALRVNVPVQGVVQGPRSYISSATADGNVYWLEALDEGDPRKRVSHRDRLMKLAPPYTGEPVEVLRVPQRATGLFPLDDGRLLVQELDRDRVWVKVFLVDPAKPGAELNTLFDLNARDRYNNPGAPVTQVLPNGRSAARVSEGQVFFVGTGATPTGDRPFLDRWNLEDKSKKRLFHSTETHYESVVRLLDARGERFVTSRESNSEPPNLFLHDGTAAPKPLTAFADPTPQVRAIKRELVKFKRKDGVDLSFWLYKPGDLKPGEKRPAFLWAYPLEYTDPALAGQVSGSVNRFEQIAGTSPLFLVLDGFVVLNDATMPVVGDPEKVNDTFIEQITMNAEAAVAKAAELGFVDPARVAVGGHSYGAFMTANLLAHTDIFKAGIARSGAYNRTLTPFGFQAERRNLWEAQSAYLKLSPYLVADKLKEPLLLIHGQADNNSGTFPEQSDRLFAALAGTGGNVRYVQLPAESHGYAARESVGHTLWEMSTWLRKHLGDPRAP; translated from the coding sequence ATGCGACCGTATCTCGCCGCCGCGATTTCGTTGTTCGCCCTGGGCTCCTTCGCTCAACCTGTCCCCGAGTACAAGAACCCGCCGGAGTCGATCCGCGCCGTCCTCGATGCGAAGCCGCTACCCGCGCGGTTCATCGACCCGGCCGGGAAGACGCTTGCGGTTGTCGAGGCGCGTCGCTACCCGAGCATCGAGGAACTGTCGCGCCCCTTCGCGGCGCTCGCGGGCAACCGCATCGATGTCGCCGCAAACGGGCCGCATCGCGTGGGGCACATCGATCGCATCACCTTTCGTGATCTCACGGATGCCGCGGCTACCGAGCGCGCCGTAGCGATCCCCCCCGAAGGCGACTTCTACGGGATTGCGCTCTCGCCCGACGGAAAGCGCTTCACGCTCCGTCGCCGCACGTCCACTTCCACCGAGCTCTGGCTGGGTGACGTAGCGAGCGCGCGCATGGCACAGGTGCCCGGCATCGCCCTCCAGAACGCCACGGGCGGCTCCCTCGACTGGATGGGTTCGGATGCGCTGCTCGCGCTCATCGTCCCTCGGAACCGCGCAAAGGTAGCCGATGCGGGCGCGCCGACCGGCCCCGTCGTGCAGGAGAGCTTTGGCCGGCGATCGCCCGAGCGCACCTTCCAGGACCTGCTGCGCAATCCGGCCGACGAAGCGCGCTTCGAGCATGTCGTGACCGCGGAGCTCGTGCGCATCAACCTCGCCAGCGGGGCAACGAAGGTGATCGGACCGGCCGCGATGTACGAGAGCGTCGTCGTGGGCGGCGACGGCAAGCACATCCTGGTGCAGAAGCTCGCGCGACCCTTCAGCTACGCCGTGACCCACCAGTCGTTCGGCCGCGAGGTATCGCTCATCGATTTGGACGGCGCGCTCATCCGGAATCTCCCCAACGTGGCGTTGCGCGTCAACGTTCCCGTCCAGGGTGTGGTCCAGGGACCGCGTTCCTATATTTCCTCGGCGACGGCCGATGGCAACGTCTACTGGCTCGAAGCGCTCGACGAGGGCGATCCGCGCAAGAGGGTTTCGCACCGCGACCGTTTGATGAAGCTCGCACCGCCCTACACGGGCGAGCCGGTCGAGGTCCTGCGCGTGCCGCAGCGCGCCACGGGTCTCTTCCCGTTGGACGACGGCCGCCTGCTGGTGCAGGAACTCGACCGCGATCGCGTCTGGGTGAAGGTCTTCCTCGTCGACCCCGCCAAGCCGGGCGCGGAGCTCAACACGCTGTTCGATCTCAACGCACGCGACCGCTACAACAACCCCGGAGCGCCGGTCACGCAGGTGCTGCCCAATGGCCGCAGCGCCGCCAGGGTGAGCGAAGGCCAGGTCTTCTTCGTCGGCACGGGTGCGACACCCACCGGCGACCGCCCCTTCCTCGATCGCTGGAACCTCGAGGACAAGAGCAAGAAGCGGCTCTTCCACTCGACCGAGACGCACTACGAGTCGGTGGTGAGGTTGCTGGATGCGCGCGGCGAGCGCTTCGTGACTTCGCGCGAAAGCAATTCCGAGCCGCCGAACCTTTTCTTGCATGACGGAACGGCAGCCCCGAAGCCGCTCACTGCCTTTGCCGATCCGACGCCGCAGGTCCGGGCCATCAAGCGCGAGCTGGTGAAATTCAAGCGCAAGGACGGAGTGGACCTGTCTTTCTGGTTGTACAAGCCAGGCGACCTGAAGCCCGGCGAGAAGCGGCCCGCTTTCCTGTGGGCGTACCCGCTCGAGTACACGGATCCGGCCCTGGCCGGACAGGTGTCCGGCTCGGTCAACCGCTTCGAGCAGATTGCCGGCACGAGCCCGCTGTTCCTGGTGCTCGACGGGTTCGTGGTGCTCAATGACGCGACGATGCCCGTCGTGGGTGATCCGGAGAAGGTGAACGACACTTTCATCGAGCAGATCACGATGAACGCGGAGGCTGCGGTCGCCAAGGCCGCGGAGCTGGGCTTCGTGGATCCGGCGCGCGTGGCCGTGGGTGGCCACAGCTACGGCGCCTTCATGACCGCAAACCTGCTTGCCCACACCGACATCTTCAAGGCAGGGATCGCGCGCAGCGGCGCCTACAACCGGACGCTCACGCCTTTCGGCTTCCAGGCCGAGCGGCGCAACCTGTGGGAGGCGCAGTCGGCATACCTCAAGCTGTCACCGTACCTGGTCGCCGACAAGCTGAAGGAGCCGCTGCTCCTCATCCACGGGCAGGCGGACAACAACTCCGGGACATTTCCCGAGCAGAGCGATCGCCTCTTCGCCGCGCTGGCAGGTACCGGCGGGAACGTGCGCTACGTGCAACTGCCGGCGGAATCGCATGGCTACGCGGCGCGCGAATCCGTCGGACATACGCTCTGGGAAATGAGCACTTGGCTCAGGAAGCACCTCGGAGACCCGCGAGCGCCTTAG
- a CDS encoding aspartate kinase, producing MALIVQKYGGTSMGSPERIREVAKRVARFVKEGHQVVVVPSAMAGETNRLLGLARELNPEPSPRELDVIASTGEQVSIGLLSVALHAIGVKAKSYTGFQVKILTDDAHTKARILSIDDANIRKDLVAGNVVVVAGFQGIEANGNITTLGRGGSDTTGVALAAALNADECQIYTDVDGVYSTDPRVVPEARRLATVTFEEMLELASLGSKVLQIRSVEFAGKYKVKLRVLSSFTDVNSTDMGTLITFEEDENMEQAIISGIAFNRDEAKITVLGVPDKPGIAYSILGPVADANIDVDMIIQNASTEGLTDFSFTVHRAEYKRTMEILESKVKPAIKARGVVGDDKIAKVSLVGIGMRTHAGIAAKMFGALAGDGVNIQMISTSEIKTSVVVDEKYMELAVRVLHKAFELDKEPTQENMKP from the coding sequence GTGGCACTGATCGTCCAGAAGTATGGCGGCACCTCGATGGGGAGCCCCGAACGCATCCGCGAGGTCGCAAAACGCGTCGCGCGCTTCGTGAAGGAAGGCCACCAGGTGGTGGTGGTTCCTTCGGCGATGGCCGGCGAGACCAATCGCCTGCTCGGCCTTGCGAGAGAACTCAATCCCGAGCCCAGCCCGCGCGAACTCGACGTGATCGCCTCGACCGGCGAACAGGTGTCGATCGGCCTGCTGTCGGTCGCGCTGCACGCGATCGGCGTGAAGGCGAAGAGCTACACGGGCTTCCAGGTGAAGATCCTCACGGACGACGCCCACACCAAGGCGCGCATCCTGTCGATCGACGACGCGAATATCCGCAAGGACCTCGTCGCCGGCAACGTCGTGGTGGTTGCGGGCTTCCAGGGCATCGAAGCCAACGGCAACATCACCACGCTCGGCCGCGGCGGTTCGGATACGACGGGTGTTGCCCTCGCGGCCGCGCTCAATGCCGACGAGTGCCAGATCTACACCGACGTCGACGGCGTCTACTCGACCGATCCGCGCGTCGTGCCCGAGGCGCGCCGGCTCGCGACCGTCACCTTCGAGGAAATGCTCGAGCTCGCTTCGCTCGGCTCGAAGGTGCTCCAGATCCGCTCGGTGGAGTTCGCCGGGAAGTACAAAGTGAAGCTGCGGGTGCTGTCGTCGTTCACGGACGTGAATTCGACCGACATGGGTACCCTCATCACCTTCGAGGAAGACGAGAACATGGAACAGGCCATCATCAGCGGCATCGCGTTCAACCGCGACGAAGCCAAGATCACCGTGCTGGGCGTCCCCGACAAGCCGGGCATCGCGTATTCGATCCTGGGCCCCGTGGCCGACGCGAACATCGACGTGGACATGATCATCCAGAACGCCTCCACCGAGGGCCTCACGGACTTCTCCTTCACGGTCCACCGCGCCGAGTACAAGCGCACGATGGAAATCCTCGAGTCCAAGGTGAAGCCCGCCATCAAGGCGCGCGGCGTCGTGGGCGACGACAAGATCGCGAAGGTGTCGCTGGTGGGCATCGGCATGCGCACGCACGCGGGCATTGCCGCCAAGATGTTCGGCGCGCTCGCCGGCGACGGCGTCAACATCCAGATGATTTCCACTTCCGAGATCAAGACCTCGGTCGTGGTCGACGAGAAATACATGGAGCTCGCGGTGCGGGTGCTGCACAAGGCCTTCGAGCTCGACAAGGAACCGACGCAGGAGAACATGAAGCCATGA
- a CDS encoding response regulator transcription factor — MARILVIDDNEDIRMVVADVLEAAGHEVAQAADGASGIQLQRTRPAAVVVTDIVMPEKEGIETIRDLRAEFPDLKIIAMSGALKSSTHLYMARELGAHKVLHKPFGPGILVEYVNALLRAPAG, encoded by the coding sequence ATGGCGCGCATCCTGGTTATCGACGACAACGAAGACATCCGCATGGTCGTCGCGGACGTGCTTGAAGCCGCCGGGCACGAGGTCGCGCAAGCCGCCGATGGCGCGTCGGGCATCCAGCTCCAGCGCACCCGGCCCGCGGCCGTCGTCGTGACCGACATCGTGATGCCCGAGAAGGAAGGCATCGAGACGATCCGCGACCTGCGCGCCGAATTTCCCGATCTCAAGATCATCGCGATGTCGGGCGCGCTCAAGAGCTCGACGCACCTCTACATGGCCAGGGAGCTGGGTGCCCACAAGGTGCTCCACAAGCCCTTCGGTCCGGGCATCCTCGTCGAGTACGTGAACGCCCTGCTCAGGGCGCCTGCGGGGTGA
- a CDS encoding VOC family protein yields MASKKPKVDPIPEGMHTVTPHLVCAGAADAIEFYKKAFGAKEEARIPAPDGKLMHAMVRIGDSSVMLVDENPAWNIIGPKGLKSSPVTIHLYVKDVDAVVAQAVKAGATVSMPVADQFWGDRYGVIRDPFGHSWSVATHVRDMSPAEMKAAMKAMAPG; encoded by the coding sequence ATGGCAAGCAAGAAACCGAAGGTCGATCCCATTCCCGAAGGCATGCATACGGTGACCCCGCACCTGGTGTGCGCGGGCGCGGCCGATGCGATCGAGTTCTACAAGAAGGCGTTCGGCGCGAAGGAAGAAGCGCGCATCCCCGCACCCGACGGCAAGCTGATGCACGCGATGGTTCGCATCGGCGACTCGAGCGTGATGCTGGTCGACGAGAATCCGGCGTGGAACATCATCGGACCCAAAGGGCTCAAGAGCTCGCCGGTCACGATCCATCTGTACGTGAAGGACGTCGATGCGGTGGTGGCGCAGGCGGTGAAAGCCGGCGCGACGGTCTCGATGCCCGTGGCCGACCAGTTCTGGGGCGACCGCTATGGCGTGATCCGCGATCCGTTCGGCCACTCCTGGTCGGTGGCCACGCACGTGCGCGACATGAGCCCGGCCGAAATGAAAGCCGCGATGAAGGCGATGGCTCCCGGGTAA
- a CDS encoding prolyl oligopeptidase family serine peptidase, translated as MKRIVAAALMTLSTMTFAQDDPYIWLEEVQGEKALSWAKAENAKTLPALEAKPQFKAIHEKLLAVYNSRERIPNVSKRGAWYYNYWQDAANPRGILRRTTLEEFRKAEPKWDLVLDVGKLSDEEKEKWVYKGSSCLYPDYNRCLISLSRAGADAVVVREFDIAKKEFVKGGFEMVESKGYFAWKDADTLYVARDFGPGTLTKSGYPRQIKVWKRGTPMADAKLLFEGIENDVSVWPIVDNEKGRTYERYSRHVDFFNSEEYIKQGDRWVRLATPSDSALTTANGLLFVRLKAEWKPAATAFKSGSLIAIDLDKFLAGGRDFELVFEPGARVSLQSYTVTKNLVVLDILDNVKGRVSEARREGGKWVLRDVPVPPAASVGVSAVERDDGDDYWMTVTSFLEPTTLYYAKGGTAQREKLKSLPSFYDAKGLKVVQYEATSKDGTKIPYFLVMREDAKLDGTNPTILYGYGGFEISMTPSYSGTIGSAWLEKGGVWALANIRGGGEFGPQWHKTAQREGRAKTHDDFIAVAEDLITRKVTTPRHLGIMGGSQGGLLVGSAFTQRPELFRAVSCQVPLLDMKRYNKLLAGASWQGEYGNPDVPADWEFISTYSPYQKVKRGTAYPKVFFYTSTRDDRVHPGHARKMVARMQEQGHDVLYYEYMEGGHAAGTNPTQQAYTWALTYTFFWDQLR; from the coding sequence ATGAAGCGAATCGTTGCCGCTGCCCTGATGACACTCTCGACCATGACCTTCGCACAGGACGACCCCTACATCTGGCTCGAAGAGGTGCAGGGCGAAAAGGCGCTCTCGTGGGCGAAGGCCGAGAACGCCAAGACGCTGCCGGCGCTGGAAGCCAAGCCGCAATTCAAGGCGATCCACGAAAAGCTGCTCGCCGTGTACAACTCGCGCGAGCGCATCCCCAACGTCTCCAAGCGCGGCGCCTGGTACTACAACTACTGGCAGGACGCGGCCAACCCGCGCGGCATCCTGCGCCGCACGACGCTCGAGGAATTCCGCAAGGCCGAGCCCAAGTGGGATCTCGTGCTCGATGTGGGCAAGCTCTCCGACGAAGAGAAGGAGAAGTGGGTCTACAAGGGTTCGTCGTGCCTCTATCCCGACTACAACCGCTGCCTGATCTCGCTCTCGCGCGCCGGCGCGGATGCCGTGGTCGTGCGCGAGTTCGACATCGCGAAGAAGGAGTTCGTGAAGGGCGGCTTCGAGATGGTCGAATCGAAGGGCTACTTCGCCTGGAAGGACGCCGACACGCTCTACGTCGCGCGCGACTTCGGACCGGGCACGCTCACCAAGTCGGGCTACCCGCGGCAGATCAAGGTGTGGAAGCGCGGCACGCCGATGGCGGACGCGAAGCTCCTGTTCGAAGGCATCGAGAACGACGTGAGCGTCTGGCCCATCGTGGACAACGAGAAGGGCCGCACCTACGAGCGCTACAGCCGCCACGTGGACTTCTTCAACAGCGAGGAATACATCAAGCAGGGCGATCGCTGGGTGAGGCTCGCCACGCCGAGCGATTCCGCGCTCACGACCGCCAACGGGCTGCTCTTCGTGCGCCTGAAGGCCGAATGGAAACCCGCGGCGACCGCGTTCAAGTCCGGTTCGCTCATCGCGATCGACCTCGACAAGTTCCTCGCCGGCGGCCGCGATTTCGAGCTCGTCTTCGAGCCCGGTGCGCGCGTCTCGCTGCAGAGCTACACGGTCACGAAGAACCTCGTCGTCCTCGACATCCTCGACAACGTGAAGGGGCGCGTGAGCGAAGCGCGCCGCGAAGGCGGCAAGTGGGTCCTGCGCGACGTGCCGGTGCCTCCGGCGGCCAGCGTGGGCGTGAGTGCGGTGGAGCGTGACGATGGCGACGATTACTGGATGACCGTCACGAGCTTCCTAGAGCCCACCACGCTGTACTACGCGAAGGGCGGCACGGCGCAGCGCGAGAAACTGAAATCGCTCCCGAGCTTCTACGACGCCAAGGGCCTCAAGGTCGTGCAGTACGAAGCGACCTCGAAGGACGGCACGAAGATCCCGTACTTCCTCGTCATGCGCGAGGACGCGAAGCTCGACGGCACGAACCCGACGATCCTCTACGGCTACGGCGGCTTCGAGATCTCGATGACGCCCAGCTACAGCGGCACGATCGGCTCGGCGTGGCTGGAGAAGGGCGGCGTCTGGGCGCTCGCGAACATTCGCGGCGGCGGCGAGTTCGGCCCGCAGTGGCACAAGACGGCGCAGCGCGAGGGACGCGCGAAGACGCACGACGACTTCATCGCGGTCGCCGAGGACCTCATCACGCGCAAGGTCACGACACCGCGCCACCTGGGAATCATGGGTGGCAGCCAGGGCGGCCTGCTCGTGGGCTCGGCCTTCACGCAGCGTCCGGAGCTCTTCCGCGCGGTGTCGTGCCAGGTTCCGCTGCTCGACATGAAGCGCTACAACAAGCTGCTCGCGGGCGCGTCGTGGCAGGGTGAGTACGGCAATCCGGATGTTCCCGCCGACTGGGAATTCATCTCGACCTACTCGCCGTACCAGAAGGTCAAGCGCGGGACCGCGTACCCGAAGGTCTTCTTCTACACGTCGACGCGCGATGACCGCGTGCACCCCGGCCACGCGCGCAAGATGGTGGCCCGGATGCAGGAGCAGGGCCACGACGTCCTCTACTACGAGTACATGGAGGGCGGCCACGCGGCGGGGACCAACCCGACGCAGCAGGCCTACACCTGGGCGCTGACCTACACGTTCTTCTGGGACCAGCTGCGCTAG
- a CDS encoding BON domain-containing protein yields MKASWIPAVLVAGIAAGSALAQLPEVQPQPAPKGTVAQSIDDATITTKVKEAIAADPLLKDVKVTVDTNNAVVILNGTAPAADVIARAVAVARAVPGVKSVTNVIGKPS; encoded by the coding sequence ATGAAAGCATCCTGGATCCCCGCAGTGCTCGTCGCGGGAATCGCCGCAGGTTCGGCGCTCGCGCAGTTACCTGAAGTCCAGCCGCAGCCCGCGCCCAAAGGCACCGTGGCGCAATCGATCGACGACGCGACCATCACCACCAAGGTGAAGGAAGCGATCGCTGCCGATCCCCTCCTGAAGGACGTGAAGGTCACGGTGGACACCAACAATGCGGTGGTGATCCTCAATGGCACCGCACCTGCCGCCGACGTGATCGCGCGCGCCGTGGCGGTCGCGAGGGCCGTCCCGGGCGTGAAGTCCGTGACCAACGTGATTGGCAAGCCTTCCTAG
- a CDS encoding CHASE3 domain-containing protein has product MSRGTRALWLGLALIVLASLGHLWLEIDRGTRVAPQLRAGPEVIAHTFEVITTAQALRRSLQDAERGQRGYLLSRDPSYLEPFRKAEGEVPVLFAKLKELTLDNPEQQRRWPILAQQIDIKMSELHESLAANDRGNPAEALKIMKTHVGREAMDSVNTILQAALQAERALASERLARAAEFEREGSRAAVLGGILTFGVLMAGVGVLLFAIRSLRAAESARQRVDERFRLLVQGVSDYAVYMLDPEGVVVEWNPGAERIKGYRAEEIIGQHFSRFYTDEQRAAGDPQRALERAVAEGRFEEDAERVRKDGTRFLASIVINPLRDRNGRLLGFAKITRDIDERVRRDQALAQYQKMDAIGQLTGGIAHDFNNLLHVIRNALELLEKRLGQVPPEARQYFDMLKRNAERATSLTHRLLAFSRRQVLDPKPINPNTLIVDVTTLLQQALGESVEVETVLGAGVWWIMADANQLETAILNLALNARDAMSGGGKLTVEISNAYLDETYAGAHTEVKAGQYVMVAVSDTGTGMTPEVAAKAFEPFFTTKEVGRGTGLGLSQVYGFVKQSGGHAKIYSEPGEGTTVKLYLPRLTGSGVPQAETRAPSVVHGKGQGTILLVEDDEDVREFTTAVLREMGYDILSAGEAVTALRLLDEHPRVDLLFTDIGLPGGVNGRQLADAALDRRPGLRVLFMTGYTRNAVIHHGRLDPGVDLLVKPFTQTSLADKVKRMLESVDPA; this is encoded by the coding sequence GTGAGTCGCGGCACGCGCGCCTTGTGGCTCGGACTGGCCCTCATCGTGCTGGCGAGCCTGGGCCACCTGTGGCTCGAGATCGATCGCGGCACGCGGGTCGCCCCCCAGCTGCGCGCCGGGCCGGAAGTCATCGCGCACACCTTCGAGGTCATCACGACGGCGCAGGCCTTGCGCCGCTCGCTGCAGGATGCCGAGCGCGGCCAGCGTGGCTATCTCCTCTCGCGGGATCCGTCGTACCTCGAGCCGTTTCGCAAGGCCGAGGGCGAAGTCCCGGTGCTCTTCGCGAAGCTGAAGGAGCTCACGCTCGACAACCCCGAGCAGCAGCGCCGCTGGCCCATCCTCGCGCAACAGATCGACATCAAGATGTCGGAGCTGCACGAGTCGCTCGCGGCCAACGATCGCGGCAACCCGGCCGAAGCGCTGAAGATCATGAAGACGCACGTCGGGCGCGAGGCGATGGACAGCGTCAACACGATCCTCCAGGCCGCGCTGCAGGCTGAGAGGGCGCTGGCTTCCGAGCGCCTCGCAAGGGCGGCCGAGTTCGAACGGGAGGGCTCGCGCGCCGCGGTCCTGGGCGGCATCCTCACGTTCGGCGTGCTCATGGCCGGCGTGGGGGTTCTCCTGTTCGCGATCCGCAGCTTGCGGGCCGCCGAGTCCGCGCGCCAAAGGGTCGACGAACGGTTCCGTTTGCTGGTGCAGGGCGTATCCGACTACGCGGTCTACATGCTCGACCCGGAGGGCGTGGTCGTCGAGTGGAATCCCGGCGCGGAGCGCATCAAGGGATATCGCGCGGAGGAGATCATCGGCCAGCACTTCTCGCGCTTCTACACGGACGAGCAACGAGCGGCGGGCGATCCGCAGCGCGCGCTCGAGCGCGCCGTGGCCGAAGGGCGCTTCGAGGAAGATGCCGAGCGCGTGCGCAAGGACGGTACCCGCTTCCTCGCGAGCATCGTGATCAACCCGCTGCGCGACCGCAATGGACGGCTCCTCGGCTTCGCCAAGATCACGCGCGACATCGACGAGCGCGTGCGCCGCGACCAAGCGCTCGCCCAGTACCAGAAGATGGATGCGATCGGGCAGCTCACCGGTGGCATTGCCCACGACTTCAACAACCTGCTGCACGTGATCCGCAACGCCCTCGAGTTGCTCGAGAAGCGCCTCGGACAGGTCCCGCCCGAAGCGCGCCAGTACTTCGACATGCTCAAGCGCAACGCCGAGCGCGCGACAAGCCTCACCCATCGCCTGCTCGCGTTCTCGCGCAGGCAGGTGCTCGATCCCAAGCCGATCAACCCGAACACGCTCATCGTGGACGTCACCACCTTGCTGCAGCAGGCCCTGGGCGAAAGCGTGGAGGTGGAGACGGTCCTGGGCGCGGGCGTCTGGTGGATCATGGCCGACGCCAACCAGCTCGAGACCGCGATCCTCAACCTCGCGCTCAACGCGCGCGACGCGATGTCCGGTGGCGGAAAGCTCACGGTCGAGATCTCGAATGCGTACCTCGATGAGACCTATGCCGGGGCGCATACCGAGGTCAAGGCGGGCCAGTACGTGATGGTCGCGGTGAGCGACACCGGCACGGGCATGACGCCGGAGGTCGCCGCCAAGGCATTCGAGCCTTTCTTCACCACGAAGGAAGTCGGTCGCGGGACCGGCCTGGGACTCTCGCAGGTGTACGGCTTCGTGAAGCAGTCGGGTGGCCACGCGAAGATCTATTCGGAACCGGGTGAAGGGACGACCGTGAAGCTCTACCTGCCGCGACTCACCGGCAGCGGCGTCCCGCAAGCCGAGACGCGCGCACCTTCAGTGGTTCACGGCAAGGGACAGGGGACCATCCTCCTGGTCGAGGACGACGAGGACGTGCGTGAATTCACGACGGCAGTGCTCCGCGAGATGGGATACGACATCCTGTCGGCCGGAGAAGCGGTGACGGCGCTGCGGCTTCTCGACGAGCACCCCCGCGTCGACCTGCTGTTCACCGACATCGGGCTTCCCGGGGGCGTCAACGGCCGGCAGCTCGCGGATGCGGCGCTCGACCGGCGCCCCGGCCTGCGCGTCCTTTTCATGACCGGGTACACCCGCAACGCCGTCATCCACCACGGCCGGCTCGATCCGGGCGTGGACCTCCTCGTGAAACCCTTCACGCAGACGAGCCTCGCCGACAAGGTGAAGCGGATGCTCGAAAGTGTCGATCCGGCCTGA